AGACCAATTTGATCAAAATGATGATAAGGAAAAGGCTCAAATGGCACATTTCTTCAGTAGGTTCTACTTTGTTATCAGCTCAGGTACCTTATTGGCAGTTATAGTACTTGTGTACTTACAAGATCAAGTTGGAAGAAGCTGGGCATATGGGATTTGCTCGGCCTCAATGACACTTGCTCTCTTAGTCTTTCTACTGGGTACTAAAAGATATAGGTACAAGCAATGTTTAGGAACTCCTATAGTTCAAATTCTTCAAGTTATAGTGGCTGCtgtaaagaaaaggaaggtagCGTATCCATCTAATGATAGTGCCTTATATGAAGACCTTTCTCAAGAATCAAGAATATATCATACAGATAAGTTTCGGTATGTGACCATTAGAATTGCTGCTTAATATTTTAGAAGTTACTATGAAATTGTAGTTACTGCTCCTAAACCGCTAGATCTTACTTGAATTCTAGAACTTGTATTTTATTTAGATTATTGTACAATGTTACTTATGGTTTGTGGTTTATCAAATTGTTTCTCATTTTATGTGTATAAATCTGTCAACTATTGTTTGCTATATGCATggtgtgtttgataaaatgcctaaaAAAGATTGTATTATGTGACACAAATGAGgcaaattttggttttattggaTGATTTGTTGACATAATAAATGTTCTTTTCTTGACTGATTTGAGTTGcattataataataactttgTGCTAGCATATTTTAGTTGCTATGACAACATAGTCCTTAGAAATCAGCTATCTTTAACTTTTTCATTGTCCCCTTCCCATTGCTTGCATGTCATTTGAATTGACATGCTATGGTTTATGAAAGATTTTGAGCACTGTGCTTAGTCCTAAGATTGGCCTTAAGTTGAGGTTTTGTATTTGCTGCCTTGAGCTTCCCTTAAGTCTCGTGGGACCGCTTTTCTACTTCTATACTTTTTTGCTTAATGCATAATAGGTTCTCTCCATGATTGCCTCTTTTGAATGTTTGAGTTTCATAGTTTGTGTTTCACTTGggagatttttttgttttttttgtttagtactTATGGTTGTTTGCCTTATacatgtccataatattttgtCATGGTACAGATATATTCTGTCTTATTTTGAACTGTTAAGTTGGGTAAAACAAAATGGGCATCTGATGGAGGTGGAGGTTGGCTATTATGGTAAAATTGAAACCAAAGGCATGTGAATTAAACTCTGAAGTTAGTAGTGGATTTGGTGCAAACAACCTGTAAACTTGCTATGGAATATATGGAAGCTTAGAGAAATAATCAGTCTAGATAGCCTGTTGAAGTGTACATGGCCTCCTATAGGTTCATGTTATAAGGTAAATTTTGCCATCAAGAAATTGTAGAACAATAGATGGTGTGGCTTGAAGGTACAATGATAGTGGAAGTCAATGTATAGGAGCTCTATATGCAAGAATAGTAGAAGGAAATGATCAAATTGAAGTGTAGGCTTTAAGATTACGATGAGCAGTTTGATGTGGATTTGGGGCTTCAAGCAGTTGAGGTAGATTGTGAATTTAAAAGTCCAATAGATGAAGTCAGTTGGACCTACCAATTTGAGCATTGGCCATGTCCTTCCTTAATGATGTTAGATCGCTTGGTTCTTCTAggaatatatttttctcttatgGCTTTCTTTGAACAAGTGAACTAGTAGAGAAGATAGCATGTGAAGCAAAGAACTAGCTGGGTTTGCTAGACAATGATGTATTGGGTGGAGGAGCATGTATTAAGACTTTACTAAACAGTGATGTACCTGCTcaatgaaaaaaaggaaaaaaaaaaaaaaacccaaatgtgtttgtagcattttttagtGGAATTTCTTGCTTCCTTTTGGCATTTTTACTACAGTGTTActccaataaaatttaaatcaattttttttttctattgaaaGTTGTGCTATTACCCAGGCCATTAAAAATCACTACTCATGTTTTAGTTTAAACTAAAACATGAATGACAACTGGCATGTGAGGTGTCTATCCTTCaagttcttttcttcattttgttgTCATCTATTTCCTAACTTGATAATGAAAATTAACCACAGAATATTTACTTTCATGAAgattaatagaatatttatttttttattattagagtcttttttttttttagtaaagaaTTCTTAGTACATGCTTTTCCTACAATGGACCACTTTGCATATTAAGGCATTTATGGAAGTCATTCACATGCACTTGACAATAGCCATGTGAGTCATCCACTATGCCTAATTAGGCAACATGATATTGTTGTTGAAAAGATACACGTGTTCTCTAAACCTTTtggtcttctttttttaaagcatgtgacatttttcttttaattatacaTGAGTActtgttatttgtttcattttaaaaGGATGTTTTTAATGTATTTGTTACTCTATTTGCTTGGCAAGAAAAGCCTgcaaaagtaaaaggaaaataagaaattaagtaCTTGGAAGattcattaatatcactttcatGTGTTAGTGTTACTCATTCATTTGTGCTTCTGGGTTTGTTTCAGTTTCAGTTTCTAGGAATTGGGTTGTTGTTATTTGATggattgtttttgtgttttgggggGAGAGATGGTGTGAATATGTAGTTGATGTTTTTTTGGTTGGAATGTATTTGTGGATTGGGTTGTGTGAATTTAAGGTATTGGATTGTTGTtggaacttgtttattttggatggttgtgttggaaacttgtgataGCAGGGGAAAATTCTTCAGTTCTGATAACAGCGAAAAAACAGCCAAAAAAGAGGgcaggagaaaaaaaaaaaaaaaaaaaagagaagatatagccgcgttttaaaaacgcggctacagaccagacctgaagccgcgtttttcaaaaacgcggctatagatccGCTTGAGCCGCGGTTATCAACGCGGCTACAGGCTGcagactatagccgcgtttataaaaaacgcggctatagccctctgTCAGTTCGTTTGCCCTTAGGAAGCAATGATATTAATACCGATACTTGATACGCATATTTTACAATATGGACGCCACAAAGAGTTGCGGGCCACTaattcaaaaactaaaataaaaagaatgagtatatatatatatatatatatagcttgaTTGTTTCAGCAGCAAATTGCATTAAGGTTTGAACCACAGTTCTTAAAAAGTGGATGAAAGACTACACGTTGGATATTATAATTTGGCTTATGTGGAAAGGCAAAAGAAGAAACTCTCAAAGTTGTGGACGGCAAGGAATCCGGCCCCCTCCtctccaaaaaccaaaaagaaagaaaaaaaaaaaaaaaaaaaaaaaatctactcctCCTAATGGGACAAGGTAGTTCTATCCCTCTCCCTGAACGAGGTCATATAAACTGTTGCTAAAGATTGATTAACTTATATGAATGACCTCGGCATTAGAGACTAGGAATGGCGTAGTAAATGACAAACCGTTTTGGAGAGTTGAAAATAAGCGTAAATCTGATGATTCTCAATTATGTGAACACTTTGAACTATGGGCTTATGGGTTACTAGTCTTGATCAGTGTCCCCAAGATAAATCTACTGCTATACAATTACAACCCGTTTTTGCTCAGTGGATACAAAACACCTATGCTTTAGTACCTTGGCGCTAAGACTTACAAGCACCAGTTAGAAGTATTTAACATTTCCTAATCAGATTGatgttattaattaaaatctTTGGTAGTTGGAACACATGCATCTTGACGCAATAGCAAGTTACAGTTGGTATGACACCGAGACAAAGTATAAAAATCCTATTATcttgaaagagaaaaattcaACACTAATTTCGTGGTGTATCTTTGTTACGTGAGAGTCAGAAAAAGACAAGTTTTTTAACGTGAGAAAGTTTGTTAATTAGTGAGAATACCTTTAAGCTTATTCGGAGTTAGA
This portion of the Castanea sativa cultivar Marrone di Chiusa Pesio chromosome 7, ASM4071231v1 genome encodes:
- the LOC142644189 gene encoding protein NRT1/ PTR FAMILY 6.2-like is translated as MAIIVNLVTYLVGTMHLPSASASNFASTSGGTAYLLSLFGGIVADSFLGQYWMIAIAATIRAGGTCLLAISTSLPNLCPPPCNPTLSNKCVEANSLQMGIFTMALYLTNIGVGGIKSSVARLGTDQFDQNDDKEKAQMAHFFSRFYFVISSGTLLAVIVLVYLQDQVGRSWAYGICSASMTLALLVFLLGTKRYRYKQCLGTPIVQILQVIVAAVKKRKVAYPSNDSALYEDLSQESRIYHTDKFRYVTIRIAA